In Nicotiana tabacum cultivar K326 chromosome 11, ASM71507v2, whole genome shotgun sequence, a single window of DNA contains:
- the LOC107767881 gene encoding uncharacterized protein LOC107767881: MTSFDVSKYAHSPMHKATILKDYASLRKIILGLPRLCDTAEIHTESVSLAEEAKADAISAVIDRRDVPNRDTPLHLAVKLGDETATEMLMLAGADWSLQNEQGWSALQEAICNREEDVAKIIVKNYQPLAWAKWCRRLPRLIGTMRRMRDFYMEITFNFESTVIPFISRIAPSDTYKIWKRGANLRADMTLAGFDGFRIQRSDQSILFLGDGSEDGKVNPGSLCVVSHKEKEIMNALDGAGTPATEAEVQQEVAAMSQTSIFRPGIDVTQAVLSPQTTWRRHEKMEMVGPWNATVYDMQNVVVSVRSRRVPGAMTDDEMINSCNGNEAESKDLDDILTEEERRQLDVALNENGDGVIAHGHSCHEQIDRDIPIEEINGCSNGEKYSVDVSRKRDEYKRGRDAEASSSSNAESGDLRKDGNREKEYKKGLRPILWLSPDFPLRTEELLPLLDILANKVKAIRRLREMLTTKFPKGTFPVKVAIPVVPTIRVLVTFTKFEELQPLDEFSTPPSSPTPSGKESPPKVQPSSSSWFQWIKAPYQRPSSSTSSSNSITNDVQDPFAIPQDYTWITAEAKKKKMQEKEKAKKGKSRKQ; encoded by the exons ATGACAAGTTTTGATGTTTCAAAGTATGCACATAGCCCTATGCATAAAGCTACAATCTTGAAAGATTATGCCTCTCTTAGGAAGATAATTTTAGGCCTCCCTAGGCTTTGTGATACAGCTGAAATTCATACTGAATCAGTATCCTTAGCTGAGGAAGCTAAGGCTGATGCCATTTCGGCTGTAATTGATCGACGAGATGTCCCCAATCGCGATACGCCTCTTCATTTAGCTGTCAAACTAGGGGACGAGACTGCAACCGAGATGCTTATGCTTGCCGGTGCAGATTGGAGCTTGCAAAATGAGCAAGGCTGGAGTGCCCTACAGGAAGCTATATGTAATAGAGAAGAAGATGTTGCGAAGATTATAGTTAAGAATTACCAGCCTTTGGCTTGGGCGAAATGGTGTAGACGGTTACCTCGGTTGATTGGAACAATGAGGAGAATGAGGGATTTTTATATGGAGATTACTTTCAATTTTGAGAGCACTGTTATCCCTTTCATTTCTAGGATTGCGCCTTCCGATACATATAAAATTTGGAAAAGGGGTGCAAATTTAAGGGCGGATATGACTTTGGCTGGATTTGATGGTTTTCGTATTCAGCGATCTGATCAGAGTATTCTCTTCCTTGGTGATGGTTCTGAGGATGGTAAAGTTAATCCCGGTTCGCTTTGTGTGGTTTCGcataaagaaaaggaaattatGAATGCTTTAGATGGTGCTGGCACTCCAGCAACAGAGGCTGAAGTGCAACAAGAAGTCGCTGCAATGTCTCAAACGAGCATATTCAGGCCCGGGATTGATGTGACTCAAGCTGTTTTGTCACCACAAACGACATGGAGGCGCCACGAGAAGATGGAGATGGTCGGTCCATGGAACGCTACAGTATATGATATGCAAAATGTGGTCGTGAGCGTTAGATCAAGGAGGGTGCCAGGTGCTATGACAGATGATGAAATGATTAATTCATGCAATGGAAATGAGGCGGAAAGTAAAGATCTTGATGATATTCTGACAGAGGAAGAAAGAAGACAACTTGATGTTGCTCTCAATGAGAACGGAGATGGCGTTATTGCACACGGGCACAGTTGTCATGAACAAATAGACAGAGACATTCCTATTGAGGAGATAAATGGTTGTAGTAATGGTGAGAAGTATTCTGTTGATGTTAGCAGGAAGAGGGATGAGTATAAACGAGGAAGAGATGCCGAAGCTTCTTCATCTAGTAATGCTGAAAGTGGAGATCTTCGCAAAGATGGAAACCGAGAAAAAGAGTATAAGAAAGGATTGAGGCCTATTCTCTGGCTTTCTCCTGATTTTCCATTGAGAACTGAAGAACTCCTTCCCTTGCTTGACATTTTAGCAAATAAAGTTAAGGCTATCCGGCGATTGAGAGAAATGCTTACAACAAAATTTCCGAAAGGAACCTTCCCCGTTAAG GTGGCAATTCCGGTGGTTCCAACAATTAGAGTTTTGGTTACTTTCACTAAGTTTGAAGAATTACAGCCGCTGGACGAGTTCTCAACTCCTCCTTCAAGTCCTACTCCTTCAGGCAAGGAGAGTCCACCCAAGGTGCAGCCGTCAAGTTCATCTTGGTTTCAGTGGATAAAAGCCCCATATCAACGGCCTAGTTCTTCTACAAGCAGCTCGAATAGTATCACAAACGACGTCCAAGATCCATTTGCGATCCCTCAAGATTACACATGGATCACTGCAgaagctaagaaaaagaaaatgcaggAAAAGGAGAAGGCAAAGAAAGGGAAGAGCAGGAAACAGTAG